The DNA region CATCAACTTCAACATCCTTGGCAGATACCTGAAAAGCAAACATTTTGCTCGCCCCTTCGTGCGTAAACGCGAAAGGTGCGTTCTCAGGTGATGATCGCCATCCCTCTGGCAATTTGAGGGAAAGTGTGCCTTCTGCCACACCCTTTACATTATTTAGCATCTCCACTGTTGCGGTAAATGTTGTTTCTCCACTTGCCACATCGGGTTCGGAGATCGGAATCACACCGATATGCGGTGAAACAGATACACTGATAGCAGGGGCGACCGTTAGCAAACGTCGTCTTTCCCCCCACGGTCTATTAATTGAAACGGTTTGTGCTGGCTGCGTCAGTGTAACGTCCACTCCATCTACGCGATAGGTTACAACGCCATTGACTTCAGGTGATGCGAAAGGGAGGAAGCGAAATTCAGGATGTTTCAGTGTATAGACAGCATCGTGGTATTCGGACACTCGGGTCCAATACGGTTGCGTGTAATCCACGTTCTGTGGCACTTGCACCTCAAACGCGATAGAGATGGGACCGTTCGTCCGAATAGGGACTATTTCTGCCCGATCCGAGTCCTTCTCGGCACGATGCACATTCCAACTTTCAGGAGTGTCGAGCCAAGCATTGACGAGTTCTGTAGCAACGGGACTGGGATTCACCATTCGCATCCCAATTGAAAATTTTTGTCCCGGAATTGCGACAGCGAAGGTTTCAGGAGAACGGAAAAATCCTTCTTGCGCGCCTTCGGGCTGGACGAGTACCTCCAACGAACAGCCGAGTGCAGTGTTCACAGCATCCATCAATTCCTGTTCTTTATTCTGGAGGAGAAAAAGCAGATGTGCGCGTATAGCGTCATCAAGGTCTACGCGCTGGAGATTTCCGATTAAGCCGCGAGCTGTTTTTAACCCGTTTGCGAGATGCGGAACGACTGTCCAAGGCTGGCGGGCATCATAATCACGAACTGCGGCATCAATGCTTTCTTGAAGTTGTGTGAATTCTGCGTCCAAGGCAGATGTGTTTGCCACCTTCGCCATGCCCTTAAGGGTCGTGTCAATCCCGTCAAAGAGACTCTCTTCGGGTTTTTCTTTTTCGGGGGTTAGGGTCGTATCCACTAAGCGTAATTCCGTAACGGCAGATCCCTTGGAGGCGCGGGTCTGTCCCATACCTTGTGACCGTTGGAAGCTCAGTCCCTGACGCGCAATTTGGGAGTATGAGAGTCCTAACAAGGCATTATATTCACCTGTATCGATTTTTAGCATAGGTGTATCGGGCGTTTCAGTGTTACTGCGGCGCCATCTGGAACGCGAGATATAGAGTTTCTTCGGTTGCCACGGGTGTAGCCCTTCAGAAAGGTGTTCCGGGAATCGATTCGCATCG from Candidatus Poribacteria bacterium includes:
- a CDS encoding PIG-L family deacetylase, which gives rise to MHRKIVGPILVFALFGIVGGNMTMADTGEMAGATNASETWRALQRLQTTATVLHTVAHPDDENGALLTWLSRARGVRTGLYSTTRGEGGANLIGPELFDALGIVRTEEHLAAVRYYGIDLFFSSAVDFGYSKRLDETLEKWDYQMLLEDMVRLIRLYRPDVIISRFQGNRQDGHGHHQVSGVVTLEAFRAAGDANRFPEHLSEGLHPWQPKKLYISRSRWRRSNTETPDTPMLKIDTGEYNALLGLSYSQIARQGLSFQRSQGMGQTRASKGSAVTELRLVDTTLTPEKEKPEESLFDGIDTTLKGMAKVANTSALDAEFTQLQESIDAAVRDYDARQPWTVVPHLANGLKTARGLIGNLQRVDLDDAIRAHLLFLLQNKEQELMDAVNTALGCSLEVLVQPEGAQEGFFRSPETFAVAIPGQKFSIGMRMVNPSPVATELVNAWLDTPESWNVHRAEKDSDRAEIVPIRTNGPISIAFEVQVPQNVDYTQPYWTRVSEYHDAVYTLKHPEFRFLPFASPEVNGVVTYRVDGVDVTLTQPAQTVSINRPWGERRRLLTVAPAISVSVSPHIGVIPISEPDVASGETTFTATVEMLNNVKGVAEGTLSLKLPEGWRSSPENAPFAFTHEGASKMFAFQVSAKDVEVDGKYTIQAIAAYNGEEYTTGYQTIDHPDLEPRHLYRPAVMTLHSIPLKVPSNVSVGYIMGVGDRVPEALQQIGIDVEMLDREELRTGDLNQFDTILIGIRAYAVRQDLIAYNSRLLDYVHGGGNLIVQYQTPEFDAAPFGPYPYTMGRRPEEVSEEDAHVTILMPDHPIFQHPNPIAETDFEGWVEERGSKFLTEWDANYQALLTCNDREQEPQHGGFLTAKYGQGTYTYAAYAFYRQLPAGVGGAYRLFINMLTLR